The Salicibibacter halophilus DNA window AGCTTATGAGCGGCAACGTAAACCCGGTAACAGGCAATAAACCAATGTTCATGCCAATGTTTTGAAATACTTGGAACGTAAAAAGGGCAATGACTCCCGCGCAGATATATGTGCCAAAACTATGATGGCTGCGGATGGCTGTCATCATAATTTGATAGAACAAAATAAAATAAAGGGTGATCACAATCGCGGTTCCGATAAATCCGGTCTCCATCCCGATAACGGCAAAAATTAAATCCGTGTGGGCCTCGGGAAAATAGACATTGTGTTCGGAACTGCCGGTCAGCCCGCCCGAACCGATCGCGGTCATCGCTTGTGCCACTTGAAAACCGTCATCCGAATATTCCAGCGGCTGCAGCCACCCGTGAAAACGATTGACCTGGTAATCTCTCATATGGTCAAACAATAGCCGTTGCACAACCTCCGGAAAGCGGAAATAAGCAACGATAAAGGAGCCAAACAAAAACGCGGGCACTCCATACAAAACGGAAAGCAGCTTGTAGGAAATCCCTGACACCAGGGTTAATCCGATAGCGATCGCGACCATCATCATGATCATGCCCATGTCCGGCTGAAAATATAATAAAATAATCGGAGGCAAAATAACGGCTCCCATTTTCGCAAGCAACCATATGTCCGACCGGAACTCTTTAGGCGTGAACATATTGTTATGCCGATAAATAACCGAACTAAGGGTGATAATGACAAACACTTTCATAAACTCCGATGGTTGAAGGTTAATCGGACCAATGTTAAACCACCTTGTCGCCCCCTCTGTTTCCGGAGCGATACTATCAGGCGCAAGCACCAATACGATTAACATAAATATCCCAAAACCGTAAAAGATCCAGTGCAAATTCAAATAGTACTCAAAATCAAAGTGTAATACAACAAACGCGATAAGAAATGAAATAATATAAAATGCGATTTGCATGATGACAAAATTTGTATCATATTGCTCTTGTTGTTGAGCCAAAAAGACATAAAAACAACTCACGACAGCAAAAATGAACAGCACGAACATCATATTGATGTCGTATTGCTTTTCGTTATTATACGGTCTCACGTCTTCATCCCCTGTTTTTACTTTCAATTCTGTTTTAATCATACATGAATTTTAGGCGATCGTATATGAACAAAATAAGAAAAGACCAGTCCCTGTATGCAACCGGTCTTTATGCTTTCATTTTTCCCTCGGAATGTCAAACATCGTCGATACCGTTACGAATTCATATCCTTGTTCTTGCAACTCGGTAATAACGTCATTTAACGCTTCGGGCGTCTGGATCTCCTGTGTCCAATCGCCGCCGTCGTGCATGAGCATGATGTCACCCCCGCCGGTGTGATCAAGGACGTTTTCGACAATTTCACCAGCGGGGATTTGTTCCCAATCCATTGAATCAACGGACCAGCCGATGACCACGTTATCCAGTGCCGCGAGCCTTTCGGTTTGCTCTACGGTCACATTGCCATACGGCGGGCGAAACAGACGCGGCCGATAGCCAATCACATCTTCGACGACCTCCTCCGTCTGTTCCACTTCCCATTCCATTTGCTCCACGCTTTCCTCAGCCAGATTCGGATGCCAAAAAGTATGGTTGCCAACATCATGCCCTTCCTCATCCATCCGCTCTAAAAATTCCGGATAAGTTTCCGCCCGTGCCCCCATCACAAAAAAAGTGGCCGGGACATCATGGAATTGCAAAGTGTCAAGAATAGGCTCGGTAAAACGAGGATCAGGGCCATCGTCAAACGTAAGCGCAATCTGATTACTCGCCGGATCCCCTTGGAAAAACACAACCCCTGGAAATTGCATTTGCAACTCCATAATGGAAACAGGGTCCGGGTTCCGAACATCTTCTTCACTTCCACCGCGGAGGGACGGAGGATCATCGTCATGATCCGCTTGGACTGCGCCCGATCCAATCCCATAGCTTATTAAAGATAGCAGAATTAAAAACATCCATTTTTTCTTCACAAACTTGCCCCTTTCCATAAATAACATTTTTGTTAGTTTGGACAAGGTGCTTGGCTTTATGTGTTAGAATGCGGGATATATGTCCGAACATTGTTCGGCCGGAAAGGAAAGACGTTTATGAAAACATGGGATCGGATTTTTTATATCATCATTGCCTGCCTGGCTCTGGGAACGGTCATCTTTGGTATGGAAGGAACGCATGAGATTCCCTTTCTAGTGTTGGCCGTTTCGTTTTTCGGGCTTTCCTTGATCAGTTATTTTTTGTTTTTCAGCCTCCTAACCACAGGTTGGTTCTATAATATTTGGGCCTTGAATGGCATACTCATAGCCATTGCTTTCTACTTTGAAGATGCATCCATCGTCCTCATCCCATTAACCCTTATTTGGCTGGCAGTGCTTGCTTCGGATTACTTCATCCGTCAACAAGGTCATTGAAGCACTTTATCGGTTTCCAGTAATGTTATGATCCGCTGTTCTATTTTCACAACACTTTGGCCAAATGCATATGTTTCACCTCCACGTACGACAGATACATCCTCTATATCCGTTTCCGCAATATCCAAAAGGTCGTTCGCACGATCAACAATGAGACCGATCGCACCCTCGTTTTCGTCAACCACCAATATTCGCGTCTGTTTATCATAAGGGGAAGCCTCGAGTCCAAGACAAAGCCTGAGATCAATG harbors:
- a CDS encoding FtsW/RodA/SpoVE family cell cycle protein — translated: MIKTELKVKTGDEDVRPYNNEKQYDINMMFVLFIFAVVSCFYVFLAQQQEQYDTNFVIMQIAFYIISFLIAFVVLHFDFEYYLNLHWIFYGFGIFMLIVLVLAPDSIAPETEGATRWFNIGPINLQPSEFMKVFVIITLSSVIYRHNNMFTPKEFRSDIWLLAKMGAVILPPIILLYFQPDMGMIMMMVAIAIGLTLVSGISYKLLSVLYGVPAFLFGSFIVAYFRFPEVVQRLLFDHMRDYQVNRFHGWLQPLEYSDDGFQVAQAMTAIGSGGLTGSSEHNVYFPEAHTDLIFAVIGMETGFIGTAIVITLYFILFYQIMMTAIRSHHSFGTYICAGVIALFTFQVFQNIGMNIGLLPVTGFTLPLISYGGSSLLSSLLALGLVLGVRYHSKSYFFEEE
- a CDS encoding polysaccharide deacetylase family protein, which codes for MKKKWMFLILLSLISYGIGSGAVQADHDDDPPSLRGGSEEDVRNPDPVSIMELQMQFPGVVFFQGDPASNQIALTFDDGPDPRFTEPILDTLQFHDVPATFFVMGARAETYPEFLERMDEEGHDVGNHTFWHPNLAEESVEQMEWEVEQTEEVVEDVIGYRPRLFRPPYGNVTVEQTERLAALDNVVIGWSVDSMDWEQIPAGEIVENVLDHTGGGDIMLMHDGGDWTQEIQTPEALNDVITELQEQGYEFVTVSTMFDIPREK
- a CDS encoding chemotaxis protein CheW, with the protein product MTNTDTAQWKIVIFELNGQEYGLEITRVQSIERMLPITHVPGAHRRDIAGVVNLRGKMTPVIDLRLCLGLEASPYDKQTRILVVDENEGAIGLIVDRANDLLDIAETDIEDVSVVRGGETYAFGQSVVKIEQRIITLLETDKVLQ